The proteins below come from a single Candidatus Kirkpatrickella diaphorinae genomic window:
- a CDS encoding MBL fold metallo-hydrolase, producing the protein MSLASTETPRYRFPSTWSVWTRRDTEMPMQIVRVTPVRQNCAIFWKKEATPTRKEAVVIDPGGDIDLVMQVLGDARVEAILLTHGHFDHAGGVNTLKARLAEKGQPDVPVYGPHKDDTFLLNTMAEQLAAFLVDASGFETGPVIPDRFLEEGDVLNLLGRVIRVRHVPGHTPGHIILIDETEEVVMTGDTLFRGVVGRTDFDYGDYDLLISGIKEKIMSLPNRYKIMPGHGLPSFIHVEKQYNDYLR; encoded by the coding sequence ATGTCGCTTGCCAGCACGGAAACGCCGCGTTATCGCTTCCCGTCGACATGGTCAGTCTGGACAAGGAGAGACACTGAAATGCCTATGCAGATCGTGAGGGTCACCCCGGTCCGGCAGAACTGCGCCATTTTCTGGAAAAAAGAAGCGACACCCACCCGCAAAGAGGCGGTCGTGATCGACCCGGGTGGCGATATTGATCTCGTCATGCAGGTGCTGGGCGATGCGCGTGTCGAGGCCATCCTGCTCACGCACGGGCATTTTGACCATGCTGGCGGTGTTAACACCCTTAAGGCCCGCCTTGCGGAGAAGGGGCAGCCCGATGTGCCGGTCTATGGGCCGCATAAAGACGACACGTTTCTTCTCAATACAATGGCGGAGCAGCTTGCGGCTTTTCTGGTTGACGCATCAGGCTTCGAGACAGGGCCGGTCATACCGGACCGGTTTCTTGAGGAAGGAGATGTGCTGAATCTGCTCGGGCGCGTCATACGTGTCCGGCACGTGCCCGGTCATACGCCGGGCCATATCATCCTGATTGATGAGACGGAAGAAGTCGTCATGACAGGCGACACGTTGTTTCGCGGCGTGGTGGGGCGCACCGACTTCGACTATGGTGATTATGATCTCCTCATTTCCGGGATTAAAGAGAAAATCATGTCTCTGCCCAACCGCTATAAAATCATGCCCGGGCACGGATTGCCGAGTTTCATCCACGTTGAGAAACAGTATAACGACTACCTCAGATAA
- a CDS encoding DUF192 domain-containing protein: MRKFLKSSWTLFCGIAIAFTAQIALPPPASCAEALPHAAPSTNEDGKIHPLPTQSLTITSRDGVTHRFTVEVAVKSADQARGLMFRKSLAADHGMLFIWPAPRNSIMWMRNTYIPLDIVFIDASHKIAAIAENTVPLSEALIRGHGASVAVLELPAMTTAKSGIRVGDKLAYDGFKGQKP; encoded by the coding sequence ATGCGGAAATTCCTTAAATCGTCCTGGACGCTCTTCTGCGGAATCGCCATCGCCTTCACGGCACAGATCGCGCTGCCGCCACCGGCATCCTGCGCCGAGGCCCTTCCCCATGCCGCGCCGTCGACCAATGAGGACGGCAAAATTCATCCTTTGCCGACACAAAGCCTGACAATCACCTCGCGGGATGGCGTCACCCACCGATTTACCGTCGAGGTTGCGGTTAAATCAGCGGATCAGGCGCGGGGCCTCATGTTTCGTAAAAGCCTGGCGGCTGATCATGGGATGTTGTTTATCTGGCCTGCGCCCCGCAATTCAATCATGTGGATGCGCAATACTTACATCCCTCTCGACATTGTCTTTATCGACGCGTCACACAAAATCGCCGCGATCGCTGAAAACACCGTGCCACTGAGTGAGGCGCTGATCCGGGGGCATGGCGCCTCCGTGGCTGTGCTGGAGCTTCCCGCGATGACAACGGCAAAAAGCGGCATTCGTGTGGGGGACAAACTGGCTTATGATGGCTTCAAGGGTCAGAAGCCTTGA
- a CDS encoding NAD-dependent epimerase/dehydratase family protein produces the protein MNSQRVVILTGVAGFIGFHLARFLLARGDRVIGIDNVNDYYDVTLKEARLAQLRRSKAFTFYQRDLADIAAISTALKPHQDVTHIVHLAAQAGVRHSLAAPARYVASNVQGHVTMLECARVMPGLQNFVYASSSSVYGLNTDLPFRETDAVNRPSSVYAATKRADELISEAYAHLYGFPQTGLRFFTVYGPWGRPDMAYYRFAQAILSGTPVQLYEAEGLARDFTFIDDIISGVVAAMDHPGEPGAARIFNLGGDQPTPIRDMVALLAECLGKPAHISLSPLPKTDVLSTWASLDHVSEVLGWRPKTSLKDGLGIFATWFEEYHESDGAFRKTQ, from the coding sequence TTGAATTCTCAAAGGGTTGTCATCCTGACCGGCGTTGCCGGGTTTATCGGCTTCCACCTCGCGCGCTTTCTTCTGGCGCGTGGAGATCGCGTGATCGGGATTGATAACGTCAATGATTATTATGACGTCACTTTAAAGGAAGCGCGCCTTGCGCAGTTACGTCGAAGCAAGGCGTTCACGTTCTATCAACGGGACCTGGCTGATATCGCGGCAATTTCGACCGCGTTGAAGCCGCATCAGGATGTGACCCATATCGTCCACCTTGCTGCGCAGGCGGGTGTCCGTCATTCCCTCGCGGCGCCGGCGCGATATGTCGCGTCCAATGTGCAGGGGCATGTCACAATGCTTGAATGCGCACGCGTCATGCCGGGATTGCAGAATTTCGTCTATGCTTCTTCTTCCTCCGTGTACGGACTTAATACGGATCTCCCTTTCAGAGAAACGGATGCGGTCAATCGGCCCAGCTCCGTTTACGCCGCGACAAAGAGAGCGGATGAGTTGATTTCCGAAGCCTATGCGCATCTTTACGGATTTCCGCAGACGGGTCTTCGCTTTTTCACGGTTTATGGACCGTGGGGGCGGCCGGATATGGCCTATTATCGATTCGCACAGGCGATTTTATCGGGCACGCCGGTTCAGCTTTATGAAGCTGAGGGGTTAGCGCGCGATTTCACGTTTATTGATGACATTATTAGTGGCGTCGTCGCGGCGATGGACCATCCAGGCGAGCCAGGCGCGGCACGCATTTTCAATCTTGGCGGTGACCAGCCCACGCCCATCCGTGACATGGTGGCGCTTCTGGCGGAATGCCTCGGCAAACCGGCCCATATCTCCTTATCGCCGCTTCCGAAAACAGATGTGCTGTCAACTTGGGCTTCGCTCGATCATGTCAGTGAAGTCCTCGGTTGGCGGCCGAAGACCTCTCTTAAAGATGGGCTCGGAATATTTGCGACATGGTTTGAGGAATATCATGAGTCAGACGGTGCGTTCCGTAAAACGCAGTGA
- a CDS encoding Lrp/AsnC family transcriptional regulator: MDDFDRKILRVLQKEGAISQRELSDRVGLSQNACWRRMQIMRDKGIIIGERVQLSREALGLGLTIFLLIRTRQHSESWLEKFRRIMLDIPNVIDFHRLAGDYDYQVKLAVPDIKEFDRIYRGLIARIDLGTVTSCISMEDYCDEREYPI, from the coding sequence ATGGATGATTTTGATCGAAAAATTTTACGCGTCCTCCAGAAGGAGGGCGCGATTTCTCAACGTGAACTTTCGGACCGTGTCGGCCTGTCGCAAAATGCATGTTGGCGACGTATGCAGATCATGCGCGATAAAGGCATCATCATTGGTGAGAGAGTTCAACTCAGCCGGGAAGCACTTGGCCTCGGCCTCACTATCTTCCTCCTTATCAGGACGCGGCAGCATTCAGAAAGCTGGCTTGAAAAGTTCCGGCGTATCATGCTGGACATCCCGAACGTCATCGATTTCCATCGCCTCGCCGGGGATTATGATTACCAGGTGAAGCTCGCTGTGCCGGATATTAAGGAATTCGATCGCATCTACCGAGGCCTGATCGCGCGTATCGATCTGGGAACAGTGACGTCATGCATCTCGATGGAAGATTATTGCGACGAACGGGAATACCCAATCTGA
- the crcB gene encoding fluoride efflux transporter CrcB, translated as MSFFSCLLVMIGGAIGTLGRFLVGYAARPISHGFPWGTVLGINVVGSFIIGFFGTLTLAHGRFPVSENTRLFVMVGLCGGYTTFSSFSLQTLDLIRSGAWEKALANVVLSCALCVLAVAAGHGIASHLNGHAIEIAQLDIEEES; from the coding sequence ATGAGCTTCTTCAGTTGTCTTCTCGTGATGATCGGTGGCGCTATCGGCACGCTCGGGCGGTTCCTTGTCGGCTATGCTGCGCGACCCATCAGTCATGGATTTCCCTGGGGGACTGTCCTGGGCATCAACGTCGTCGGATCATTCATCATCGGTTTTTTCGGCACATTAACCCTGGCACATGGGCGTTTTCCGGTTTCAGAAAATACCCGTTTATTTGTCATGGTCGGGCTGTGCGGCGGATATACGACTTTCTCAAGTTTCAGCCTGCAAACGCTGGACCTTATACGGTCAGGCGCGTGGGAGAAGGCGCTGGCCAACGTTGTCCTCTCCTGCGCCCTTTGCGTCCTGGCTGTCGCTGCCGGGCATGGGATTGCCTCCCATCTTAACGGCCATGCCATTGAGATTGCCCAGCTGGATATCGAAGAAGAGAGCTGA
- a CDS encoding aminotransferase class IV — protein MNGRFVRAAEATIPADDRGFLLGDGIFETIRVADGNLQQCDRHMARLSQGLEMLHFPFIHQEALVGDMVALLQRNAMKSGALRLTISRGSGPRGLTPPHLASPHYIITTHDTPQTMMEVKLAIARFPKDHLSPLAVIKHTNYLPAILARCEAAEQGFDDALFLNSEGYVAEASAANIIALFGDRLVTPPVQDGALPGISRGRLLEKNLCSEKSLTADDLAVADAIWLSSSLGLVAVSHLRHYEIPRNATLQRQLTKFLFG, from the coding sequence ATGAACGGGCGTTTCGTCCGCGCTGCGGAGGCGACCATCCCGGCGGATGATCGCGGTTTTCTGCTTGGTGACGGCATTTTTGAGACAATCCGCGTTGCGGATGGGAATTTGCAGCAATGTGACCGTCATATGGCGCGCCTGTCACAGGGGCTTGAAATGCTGCATTTTCCCTTCATCCATCAGGAGGCTCTGGTTGGAGATATGGTGGCGCTCCTGCAGCGGAACGCCATGAAATCGGGAGCGCTGCGCCTGACCATCTCACGCGGTTCCGGCCCGCGCGGCCTGACGCCGCCGCACCTGGCCTCTCCGCATTACATCATTACGACGCATGACACGCCGCAGACGATGATGGAGGTAAAACTCGCCATTGCGCGCTTCCCGAAGGATCATCTCTCACCATTGGCGGTCATCAAACATACGAATTACCTTCCCGCAATCCTCGCGCGGTGCGAAGCGGCTGAGCAGGGTTTTGATGATGCGCTCTTCCTGAATTCTGAGGGATATGTGGCGGAGGCAAGTGCTGCCAACATCATTGCCCTTTTTGGTGACAGGCTGGTCACGCCGCCTGTTCAGGATGGCGCACTCCCCGGCATCAGCCGCGGGCGCCTGCTGGAAAAAAACCTCTGTTCAGAAAAATCTCTGACCGCTGATGATCTGGCAGTCGCGGATGCCATCTGGCTGAGTTCAAGTTTGGGACTTGTCGCTGTCTCTCACCTTCGTCATTACGAGATCCCGCGAAACGCGACCTTGCAGCGCCAACTGACGAAATTTTTATTCGGGTGA
- a CDS encoding anthranilate synthase component I family protein, translating to MTKIELAWRTPEALLTAFAGVPHLAFLDSGGIVSPRSRWSILCVHPREILSSDKPDAWDQLRGLLHTQRDDVHRDVPFSGGVIGLASYEAGLALEGVRSRFRPLIPALTAMAFDGAFVFDRQEKRLFWCSDADSPMPPVPPPDRAKRGRALPRVLLTPDMQADDWKDAVEATRASIGRGDLFQANLTSRWRGALPDDADIFSLYLSLRETSPAPFGGFIKLPQFSLLSASVERFISLDRHGWLETRPIKGTAPISRDGQENTRIAENLAHDSKEYGENLMITDLMRNDIARVCEVGSVSVPALCEVERFTHVHHLVSTVRGKLARGKTAVDLMRASLPPGSVTGAPKHAALQLIDRSEGSARNAYCGTMFWIGNDGAMDSNVVIRSILISGGKIEIGAGGGITYPSDPQREFDEMCLKAEPLLKLFR from the coding sequence ATGACCAAGATTGAACTTGCATGGAGGACACCGGAAGCGCTTTTAACGGCGTTTGCGGGCGTCCCGCATCTCGCGTTTCTCGATAGTGGCGGCATTGTTTCGCCGCGTTCCCGATGGTCCATCCTTTGTGTTCATCCGCGGGAGATTTTGAGCAGCGACAAACCGGACGCGTGGGACCAATTGCGCGGGTTGTTACACACGCAGCGGGATGACGTGCATCGTGACGTCCCTTTCTCGGGCGGTGTCATCGGTTTGGCGTCTTATGAGGCGGGTCTGGCGCTAGAGGGTGTCCGATCTCGTTTCCGCCCCCTTATTCCTGCTTTGACCGCGATGGCCTTTGATGGCGCATTTGTGTTTGACCGTCAGGAGAAGCGTCTCTTCTGGTGCAGCGACGCGGACAGCCCGATGCCGCCTGTGCCTCCGCCCGACCGGGCGAAACGCGGCCGCGCCCTGCCGCGCGTGCTCCTCACACCGGATATGCAGGCTGATGATTGGAAGGACGCTGTTGAAGCCACGCGCGCATCGATTGGCAGGGGGGATTTATTTCAAGCCAATCTGACATCGCGATGGCGCGGTGCGCTGCCGGATGATGCGGATATTTTCTCCCTTTATTTGAGTTTAAGGGAGACCTCTCCCGCCCCTTTCGGCGGTTTCATCAAGCTGCCCCAATTTTCCCTTCTCAGCGCTTCGGTGGAACGTTTCATTTCCCTCGATCGCCATGGTTGGCTTGAGACCCGCCCGATCAAGGGCACAGCGCCGATTAGCAGGGATGGGCAGGAAAATACGCGCATTGCTGAGAACCTCGCACACGATTCGAAAGAGTATGGTGAGAATCTGATGATCACCGACCTCATGCGCAATGACATCGCGCGTGTCTGTGAAGTCGGGAGCGTGTCCGTCCCCGCTTTATGTGAGGTCGAGCGTTTCACCCATGTGCATCACCTCGTTTCCACCGTGCGCGGCAAGCTGGCGCGCGGTAAAACGGCTGTGGACCTCATGCGGGCCAGCCTTCCCCCCGGTTCCGTCACGGGCGCGCCGAAACATGCGGCGCTGCAATTGATTGACCGGTCGGAGGGCTCAGCGCGCAATGCCTATTGCGGCACGATGTTCTGGATCGGGAATGATGGCGCGATGGATAGTAACGTTGTGATACGTTCCATCCTGATCTCGGGTGGGAAAATCGAGATTGGCGCAGGGGGTGGTATCACCTACCCGTCCGATCCGCAGCGGGAGTTTGACGAGATGTGCCTGAAAGCCGAGCCACTTTTAAAGCTGTTCAGATAA
- the mazG gene encoding nucleoside triphosphate pyrophosphohydrolase, whose product MISGHNIDRLLKIMQQLRDPETGCAWDRQQNFDSIAPYTIEEAYEVAEAIREKDDHALADELGDLLLQVVFLSQIASEKNAFTFADVVDRICDKMTRRHPHIFKGEALVGWEDVKAAERREKAQNGALEGVAQALPALKRAAKLCQRAARTGFDWEDAAEVLEKVDEEVAEVRAEMATRNRDRLEDEIGDVLFTTASLARKLELDPEACLERSNRKFISRFEAMEKKLAAEGSRLEEKSLAELEALWQSVKRDLARASS is encoded by the coding sequence ATGATTTCGGGCCATAATATCGACCGGCTTCTCAAGATCATGCAGCAGCTTCGTGATCCGGAGACAGGCTGTGCGTGGGATCGTCAGCAGAATTTCGACTCCATTGCCCCCTATACGATTGAAGAAGCTTACGAAGTTGCTGAGGCCATCCGGGAAAAGGATGATCACGCCCTCGCTGATGAATTGGGGGATCTGCTTCTCCAGGTCGTTTTTCTCAGCCAGATCGCGTCAGAAAAAAACGCTTTTACCTTCGCGGATGTGGTGGACCGGATCTGCGACAAAATGACTCGCCGCCACCCCCATATTTTTAAAGGCGAGGCGCTTGTTGGCTGGGAGGATGTCAAAGCCGCTGAGCGTCGGGAAAAGGCGCAGAATGGCGCTTTGGAAGGTGTGGCGCAGGCTTTACCTGCTTTGAAACGCGCCGCCAAACTTTGCCAACGCGCCGCACGCACGGGATTCGATTGGGAGGACGCGGCGGAAGTCCTCGAAAAAGTGGATGAAGAGGTCGCCGAAGTACGGGCAGAAATGGCGACACGCAATCGTGATCGACTTGAAGACGAGATCGGCGATGTGCTTTTCACGACGGCGAGCCTCGCACGCAAGCTGGAACTTGACCCGGAAGCCTGCCTTGAGCGGAGCAATCGGAAGTTCATTTCCCGTTTCGAAGCAATGGAGAAGAAACTCGCCGCCGAAGGCAGCCGGTTGGAGGAAAAATCCCTTGCGGAGCTGGAAGCCCTTTGGCAAAGCGTGAAACGCGACCTCGCCCGTGCATCGTCGTGA
- a CDS encoding amino acid permease produces MTNTKIILSQNNVKSDVPGASASHKLKDRHIRMIALGGVIGAGLFVGSSAAIRQAGPCVLISYLATGILIILIMRMLGEMLISRESVGSFVDCIRVAMGNGSGFVAGWLYWSFWVVTIGAEAIGGAIALRDWVSIPVWILAPTLILVVNLVNLISVHVFGECEFWLSSIKVFSLVIFSAIGLIALAGFIGPQPVTPVANLMVKHTLAPYGWSAIFAAIPTVIFSMMGSESATVAAAESKNAGENLAKVTRSIGIRITVFFLLSIALILLLYPWSALQPGYSPFVTVLRHLGIPGAAEIMQFVTLSAILSCLNSSIYISSRTLRGLADKGQAPEPFSLLSVRLIPKHSVFASSVIGLVSAFSSIFSPDLVFAFLLSATGAVILIIYGMLIVSHAIFVRQDPSNKAFILPMSGVLHVIMTGAIVAVFVAMLIQPGNRGTAFSSLGSVAFYAIIYLCTRHRHREVAA; encoded by the coding sequence ATGACGAATACAAAGATCATCTTATCGCAGAATAACGTCAAAAGCGATGTCCCCGGCGCATCGGCCTCCCACAAACTCAAAGATCGACATATCCGCATGATCGCCCTTGGCGGGGTGATCGGGGCGGGCTTATTTGTCGGGAGTTCAGCGGCGATCCGACAGGCTGGCCCTTGCGTGCTGATCTCCTACCTCGCAACCGGGATATTGATCATCCTCATCATGCGGATGCTGGGGGAAATGCTGATTTCCCGCGAGAGTGTCGGGAGTTTCGTCGATTGTATCCGTGTCGCGATGGGCAATGGCAGCGGCTTTGTCGCGGGTTGGCTTTACTGGTCTTTCTGGGTCGTGACCATCGGCGCGGAGGCTATTGGCGGCGCGATCGCCCTTCGGGATTGGGTGAGCATACCGGTCTGGATACTGGCCCCAACGCTGATATTGGTGGTGAATCTCGTCAATCTTATCTCCGTACATGTTTTCGGTGAGTGTGAGTTCTGGCTCTCCTCCATCAAAGTCTTTTCCCTCGTGATTTTTTCAGCCATCGGGCTTATCGCCCTCGCAGGCTTTATCGGCCCGCAACCAGTGACGCCGGTCGCCAATCTGATGGTGAAACACACGCTCGCCCCTTATGGTTGGAGTGCGATTTTCGCAGCCATTCCCACAGTGATATTCTCCATGATGGGGTCAGAATCCGCGACCGTCGCTGCGGCGGAATCCAAAAATGCGGGTGAAAATCTGGCGAAGGTCACGCGCTCGATCGGTATACGCATCACGGTGTTTTTCCTACTCTCCATCGCGTTGATTCTACTCCTCTACCCGTGGTCTGCCCTTCAACCAGGCTATTCTCCTTTCGTGACAGTGCTGCGACATCTCGGCATCCCCGGTGCGGCGGAAATCATGCAATTCGTCACGCTCAGCGCGATTCTGTCCTGTCTGAATTCCTCCATCTATATTTCATCCCGCACCTTGCGAGGCCTTGCCGATAAGGGCCAGGCGCCGGAGCCCTTCTCTCTCCTCTCCGTGCGTCTTATCCCGAAACATTCCGTCTTCGCGTCAAGCGTGATTGGACTTGTCTCCGCTTTCAGCTCCATCTTCTCGCCTGACCTTGTCTTCGCCTTCCTTCTGAGCGCCACAGGCGCCGTAATCCTGATTATTTACGGCATGCTGATTGTTTCCCACGCGATTTTTGTGCGGCAGGACCCGAGTAATAAAGCCTTCATCCTGCCCATGAGTGGCGTGCTGCATGTCATCATGACCGGTGCCATTGTCGCCGTCTTTGTGGCGATGCTGATCCAGCCCGGTAATCGCGGCACCGCCTTTTCAAGCCTTGGCAGCGTCGCTTTTTATGCCATCATCTATCTCTGCACACGCCACCGACATCGTGAGGTCGCGGCTTGA
- the argC gene encoding N-acetyl-gamma-glutamyl-phosphate reductase, protein MPRIFIDGEAGTTGLDIKARLEAQNIALISIDPAQRKDPKARLEKMISADLVVLCLPDDAAREAADMLAEHPEIRVLDASSAHRVAPDWVYGFPEMSASQARHIAQASRVSNPGCYPTGAIALLRPLVDAGLLPPDIRLPINAVSGYSGGGHRVIEQHARDGGPAFALYALELEHKHVPEIMRHAGLSHRPVFVPSIGHFARGMIVSIPLHLDQFGAATSEDLRQCLRVAYQQSRMIRVVDDSSGRLTADALAGEDILELRVHGNDAHRHAVLTARLDNLGKGASGAALQNIRLMLGMAAA, encoded by the coding sequence ATGCCGCGCATCTTCATCGATGGAGAGGCCGGCACCACAGGTCTTGATATCAAAGCCCGACTCGAAGCCCAGAACATCGCGTTGATCTCGATCGATCCGGCGCAGAGAAAGGACCCGAAGGCCCGACTCGAGAAGATGATCAGCGCGGATCTCGTTGTTCTGTGTCTGCCGGATGATGCGGCGCGAGAGGCGGCCGATATGCTGGCTGAACACCCTGAAATCCGGGTGCTTGATGCCAGCTCCGCCCATCGCGTGGCGCCGGACTGGGTTTACGGATTTCCAGAGATGTCCGCGTCGCAGGCCCGGCATATCGCGCAGGCCAGCCGAGTCTCCAATCCGGGCTGCTACCCGACAGGCGCCATTGCGCTGCTGCGCCCTCTGGTGGATGCGGGGCTTCTGCCGCCAGATATCCGGCTGCCGATCAACGCGGTGAGCGGCTATAGTGGCGGCGGGCATCGTGTCATAGAACAGCATGCACGCGATGGTGGCCCCGCTTTTGCGCTTTACGCGCTGGAGCTTGAGCATAAACATGTGCCGGAAATCATGCGCCATGCCGGGCTCTCCCATCGCCCGGTTTTTGTGCCATCAATCGGGCATTTCGCGCGGGGGATGATTGTCTCTATCCCGCTCCATCTTGATCAGTTCGGTGCAGCCACCTCCGAGGATTTGCGGCAATGTCTCCGCGTGGCCTACCAGCAGAGCCGTATGATCCGGGTTGTGGACGACTCTTCCGGGCGGTTGACGGCAGATGCCCTCGCGGGCGAGGATATTCTTGAGTTGCGCGTACATGGCAATGATGCACACCGTCACGCCGTGCTGACAGCGCGCCTCGATAATCTCGGCAAAGGGGCCAGCGGGGCCGCGCTCCAGAATATCCGTCTCATGCTCGGCATGGCGGCGGCGTGA
- a CDS encoding phosphoserine transaminase, giving the protein MLQRPSLKPARPYFSSGPCVKRPGWSLQNLEKAFLGRSHRAAEGRARLRDVIELSKEVLEIPPDWRVAIVPASDTGAVEMILWALAGTRPVDVLSFESFSALWAADLRDALNLPDLHNHAAPYGALPDLTRIDWSHDVVLTWNGTTSGVCMPQDFTIPSSRAGLAICDATSAAFAMDLPWDRLDVVTWSWQKVLGGEAAHGMLALSPRAVARLESAPKRALPKIFRLTNAKGLIEGIFKGDTINTPSMLCVEDARDGLEWARALGGLKGLKARVQKNFDVVTKWVEATDWIDFLAETRAIRSPTSICLTFTAPWFTSLAADRQAAIVKKLVGLLEQEKAGYDLAHYRDAPAGLRIWGGATVEHTDIAALLPWIEWAYAQVEAEAAP; this is encoded by the coding sequence ATGCTTCAACGCCCGTCTCTGAAACCCGCGCGGCCCTATTTCTCCTCCGGCCCCTGCGTCAAGCGTCCTGGCTGGTCCCTTCAAAACCTTGAAAAAGCGTTTCTCGGTCGCTCACACCGTGCGGCGGAAGGGCGCGCGCGCCTGCGCGACGTCATTGAGCTTTCGAAGGAGGTCCTCGAAATTCCGCCTGATTGGCGGGTGGCGATTGTCCCGGCTTCCGATACTGGCGCGGTGGAAATGATCCTCTGGGCGCTGGCCGGGACACGGCCTGTTGACGTCCTTTCATTTGAAAGTTTTTCGGCCCTCTGGGCTGCCGATCTGCGCGATGCGTTGAACCTTCCTGACCTTCATAATCACGCTGCGCCTTACGGGGCCTTGCCCGACCTCACCCGGATTGACTGGTCTCATGATGTTGTCCTGACCTGGAACGGCACGACATCCGGCGTGTGCATGCCGCAGGACTTCACAATCCCTTCTTCACGCGCGGGATTGGCGATCTGTGATGCAACCTCAGCGGCTTTCGCGATGGATCTCCCCTGGGATCGGCTCGATGTCGTGACATGGTCATGGCAGAAAGTGCTGGGCGGGGAGGCGGCGCATGGCATGTTGGCGCTCAGTCCCCGCGCTGTGGCGCGGCTTGAAAGCGCGCCGAAACGGGCGCTGCCCAAGATTTTCCGCCTGACGAACGCGAAAGGGCTCATTGAAGGTATTTTCAAGGGAGATACCATTAACACGCCCTCCATGTTGTGCGTCGAAGATGCGCGGGACGGTCTCGAATGGGCGCGCGCCCTTGGCGGGCTGAAGGGCCTCAAGGCGCGGGTACAGAAAAATTTCGACGTTGTGACGAAGTGGGTGGAGGCGACAGATTGGATCGACTTCCTCGCAGAGACGCGCGCGATCCGCTCCCCGACATCCATCTGCCTCACATTCACGGCGCCATGGTTTACGTCGCTTGCCGCTGACAGGCAGGCCGCCATTGTCAAAAAACTGGTCGGCCTTCTGGAGCAGGAAAAGGCGGGGTATGATCTGGCCCATTATCGGGACGCGCCGGCGGGGCTACGCATCTGGGGTGGGGCCACGGTGGAACACACGGATATCGCGGCGCTTCTGCCCTGGATCGAGTGGGCTTATGCGCAGGTCGAAGCGGAGGCGGCCCCATGA